One window of the Amycolatopsis mediterranei genome contains the following:
- a CDS encoding thioesterase II family protein, with protein MTATRAPRRPRWFLREPSPDAGVRLFCLPYSGCGASMYRQWPATVADIEICPVQLPGRENRMREEPFSSFGSLAEMLCDALAPHLDRPFAFFGHCSSALVAYETALRLQRRGLPVPARLFVSSQVAPHKGPHGRFLEMSEDELRAEVVTLITALGGVPRPDMVDLSLEVLLSDVDAHKAYGVSPPEPLPCPASVLGWDEDVEVPHELLHDWAELGETTFRLLHGPHYGFIGGPEALLRAFATDLGRTHQPQAG; from the coding sequence GTGACCGCCACCCGCGCGCCCCGCCGTCCCCGGTGGTTCCTGCGCGAACCCTCGCCCGACGCCGGCGTCCGGCTGTTCTGCCTGCCCTATTCCGGCTGCGGCGCCAGCATGTACCGGCAGTGGCCGGCGACCGTCGCCGACATCGAGATCTGCCCGGTGCAGCTGCCCGGCCGGGAGAACCGGATGCGGGAGGAACCGTTCTCTTCCTTCGGTTCCCTGGCCGAGATGCTGTGCGACGCGCTGGCGCCCCACCTCGACCGGCCGTTCGCGTTCTTCGGGCACTGCAGCTCGGCGCTCGTCGCCTACGAGACCGCGCTGCGGCTGCAGCGGCGCGGCCTCCCGGTGCCCGCTCGGCTCTTCGTGTCTTCCCAGGTCGCCCCGCACAAGGGCCCGCACGGCCGCTTCCTGGAGATGTCGGAGGACGAGCTGCGCGCGGAGGTCGTCACCCTGATCACCGCGCTCGGCGGCGTCCCGCGCCCGGACATGGTCGACCTGAGCCTCGAAGTGCTGCTGTCCGATGTGGACGCCCACAAGGCGTACGGGGTCAGCCCGCCGGAACCGTTGCCCTGCCCGGCGTCCGTGCTCGGCTGGGACGAGGACGTCGAGGTCCCGCACGAGCTGCTGCACGACTGGGCCGAGCTGGGCGAGACCACGTTCCGGCTGCTGCACGGCCCGCACTACGGCTTCATCGGGGGTCCCGAGGCGCTGCTGCGCGCGTTCGCGACGGACCTCGGCCGCACCCACCAGCCGCAGGCCGGGTGA
- a CDS encoding M20/M25/M40 family metallo-hydrolase: MKEPDPQSATPRERTGGGSPVRRGWPAWAAGVLVLLLAVGSVLYSAIAPEPRPADAPATEFSATRARAELDRIAQRPHPAGSTANEQVRDRLVARLTELGLRPSVQRTSAGVAGTESAHAYGWVQNVSATLPGTAHTGRVLLVAHYDSVEIGPGATDDGAGVVTLLEIARVLTAVPAQRADVTFVFTDSEEFGQLGARAFAGAGLLGDPARDVVLNLDARGTTGRTIMFETGAHSAALMPALRAGAPLATSLSREVYRLLPNDTDFTVFRGASHTGLNFAMIDGSAPYHSELDDLSHVDSAALQDMGDTVLAATRTLAAADLPGLAGAGESEYFTVFGLVVDYPSGAVLPLAALALLAAAVAVWLARRRGRLRLAGTARCAAAALLVPVAGAAIGWLAWQAVVLTGPGNGRFLGGDPYSVVLARTGLVLLVLVPAALWLVWFARRRGRPAELAAGGLFVMAVLAVVAAVLVPGAAYLFTWPAFAGAAGLVVTARVPVDSPWRPAVAWLSGVPAVLLLVPLVWLLFGTVGLALAAVPLLLLGLAAVTVFPAWRTPPRTRPVLAAAAVVALTATGLVVSDAVADQPGAPDPAQVSLVYALDADRHEAIWASEGDGSGEWAREHAPADDPGVEQRFPALYGSEGTRSGPAPVVTVPEAAMKVLGESADGDLRTVRLHISVTGRPTQLTIYSATDGAPVVRAEVGGTTFPGGTNRPSTTTGWRWGLTLSAPPPEGAELTLTVRGPAPAHLLLAARSPDFPLSALDGPRPDSVRWGGYSSGLTFATRSYRI, translated from the coding sequence GTGAAGGAACCCGACCCCCAGTCCGCCACGCCGCGCGAGCGGACCGGCGGCGGCTCGCCCGTGCGACGCGGCTGGCCCGCGTGGGCCGCAGGCGTGCTGGTCCTGCTGCTCGCGGTGGGTTCCGTGCTCTACAGCGCGATCGCACCCGAGCCGCGCCCCGCCGACGCGCCGGCGACGGAGTTCTCCGCGACCAGGGCGCGGGCCGAACTGGACCGGATCGCCCAGCGGCCGCACCCGGCGGGATCAACGGCCAACGAGCAGGTCCGGGACCGGCTGGTGGCCCGGCTCACCGAGCTGGGGCTGCGGCCGTCGGTGCAGCGGACGAGCGCGGGAGTGGCCGGGACGGAGTCCGCGCACGCCTACGGCTGGGTGCAGAACGTGTCCGCCACCCTGCCCGGGACCGCGCACACGGGCCGCGTCCTGCTGGTGGCCCACTACGACTCGGTGGAGATCGGCCCCGGCGCCACCGACGACGGGGCCGGGGTCGTGACCCTGCTGGAGATCGCGCGGGTGCTCACCGCCGTGCCGGCGCAGCGGGCCGACGTCACCTTCGTGTTCACCGACAGCGAGGAGTTCGGGCAGCTGGGCGCCCGGGCGTTCGCCGGGGCCGGCCTGCTGGGCGACCCGGCGCGCGACGTGGTGCTGAACCTGGACGCCCGGGGCACGACGGGCCGGACCATCATGTTCGAGACCGGCGCGCACAGCGCCGCGCTCATGCCCGCGTTGCGGGCCGGCGCGCCGCTGGCGACGTCGCTGTCCCGCGAGGTGTACCGGCTGCTGCCGAACGACACCGATTTCACCGTCTTCCGCGGGGCGTCGCACACCGGGCTGAACTTCGCGATGATCGACGGCAGCGCCCCGTACCACTCCGAGCTGGACGATCTGTCCCATGTGGACTCCGCCGCGCTCCAGGACATGGGGGACACGGTGCTGGCCGCGACGAGAACGCTGGCGGCGGCCGACCTTCCGGGACTCGCCGGCGCGGGCGAGTCGGAGTACTTCACCGTGTTCGGTCTCGTGGTGGACTACCCCTCCGGAGCGGTCCTGCCGCTGGCGGCGCTCGCCCTGCTGGCGGCCGCGGTCGCGGTGTGGCTCGCCCGCCGCCGTGGCCGGCTGCGCCTCGCCGGGACCGCGCGCTGCGCCGCCGCGGCCCTGCTGGTGCCGGTCGCCGGCGCGGCGATCGGCTGGCTCGCGTGGCAGGCCGTGGTGCTCACCGGCCCGGGCAACGGCCGGTTCCTCGGCGGCGACCCCTATTCCGTGGTGCTCGCGAGAACCGGTCTGGTGCTGCTGGTTCTGGTGCCGGCGGCGTTGTGGCTGGTGTGGTTCGCCCGCCGCCGCGGCCGGCCGGCGGAGCTCGCGGCGGGTGGCTTGTTCGTCATGGCCGTGCTCGCGGTGGTGGCCGCGGTACTGGTGCCCGGCGCGGCTTACCTGTTCACGTGGCCCGCGTTCGCCGGGGCGGCCGGGCTGGTCGTGACGGCCCGGGTGCCGGTGGACTCACCGTGGCGGCCCGCGGTCGCCTGGCTGTCCGGCGTGCCTGCCGTGCTGCTGCTGGTCCCGCTCGTGTGGCTGCTGTTCGGCACGGTGGGGCTCGCGCTCGCCGCCGTCCCGCTGCTGCTGCTCGGCCTGGCCGCGGTGACGGTGTTCCCGGCGTGGCGCACCCCGCCGCGCACCCGGCCGGTGCTCGCCGCGGCGGCCGTCGTGGCACTGACGGCCACCGGCCTGGTCGTCTCCGACGCCGTGGCCGACCAGCCCGGCGCACCGGACCCCGCGCAGGTGAGCCTGGTGTACGCGCTGGACGCCGACCGGCACGAGGCGATCTGGGCCAGCGAGGGCGACGGCTCCGGCGAGTGGGCCCGCGAGCACGCCCCGGCCGACGATCCCGGTGTCGAGCAACGGTTTCCCGCGTTGTACGGGTCCGAGGGAACGCGCAGCGGGCCGGCCCCAGTGGTTACGGTGCCCGAAGCCGCCATGAAGGTGCTGGGGGAGTCCGCGGACGGCGACCTGAGAACCGTGCGGCTGCACATCTCGGTCACCGGCCGGCCCACCCAGCTGACGATCTACTCCGCCACCGACGGCGCCCCGGTCGTCCGGGCCGAGGTGGGGGGAACCACGTTCCCCGGCGGAACGAACCGGCCGTCCACGACCACCGGCTGGCGGTGGGGCCTGACGTTGTCCGCGCCACCGCCGGAAGGGGCCGAGCTGACGCTCACGGTCCGCGGTCCGGCGCCCGCGCACCTGCTCCTGGCCGCGCGCAGCCCCGACTTCCCACTGTCCGCTTTGGACGGACCCCGGCCGGACTCGGTCCGGTGGGGCGGTTACTCCAGCGGCCTGACGTTCGCGACCCGCTCGTACCGGATCTGA
- the sbnA gene encoding 2,3-diaminopropionate biosynthesis protein SbnA, translating to MSRIYRDATELVFDDVFLELSGVLAESRVILKIEGLNPAGSIKFKTALGLVDSVERDGRLRPGGRVVESSSGSLGVALSQVCAQRGYRFTCVVDPVTNPQAIAHMRAMGADVLTVRDRDENGGFLATRIRLIERLLREDPELVWVNQYANPANPAVHARLTARSILDAVPHVHYLFVGVGTAGTMMGCVAAFRRSSPATRIIAADSVGSVTFGQAPGPRHIPGLGTSRHPEICDPTAPDDLVRIREIDTIRECRDLSRRTGLLVGGSTGTVVRAIRSYADRIPPGSTVVAISPDFGDRYLSTIYDSDWVERTYGLSPTEPLSPSETVMRS from the coding sequence ATGAGCCGCATCTACCGCGACGCCACCGAACTCGTCTTCGACGACGTGTTCCTCGAACTGTCCGGGGTGCTGGCCGAGAGCCGGGTCATCCTCAAGATCGAGGGCCTCAACCCCGCCGGGTCGATCAAGTTCAAGACCGCGCTCGGCCTGGTGGACTCCGTCGAGCGCGACGGCAGGCTGCGGCCGGGCGGGCGGGTCGTCGAATCGTCGTCCGGCAGTCTCGGGGTGGCGCTGAGCCAGGTGTGCGCCCAGCGCGGCTACCGGTTCACCTGTGTGGTCGACCCGGTGACCAACCCGCAGGCGATCGCCCACATGCGGGCCATGGGCGCGGACGTGCTGACCGTGCGCGACCGCGACGAGAACGGCGGTTTCCTGGCCACCCGGATCCGGCTCATCGAGCGGCTGCTCCGCGAGGACCCGGAGCTGGTGTGGGTGAACCAGTACGCCAACCCGGCCAACCCCGCCGTGCACGCCAGGCTGACTGCCCGGTCGATCCTGGACGCCGTGCCGCACGTGCACTACCTGTTCGTCGGGGTCGGCACCGCGGGCACGATGATGGGCTGTGTGGCCGCGTTCCGCCGGTCGTCCCCGGCCACCCGGATCATCGCTGCCGACTCGGTCGGTTCGGTCACCTTCGGGCAGGCACCCGGCCCCCGGCACATCCCCGGCCTCGGCACCAGCAGGCACCCCGAGATCTGCGACCCCACCGCCCCCGACGACCTGGTCCGGATCCGCGAGATCGACACGATCCGCGAGTGCCGCGATCTGTCGCGCCGCACGGGCCTGCTCGTCGGCGGCTCCACCGGCACGGTGGTCCGGGCCATTCGCAGCTACGCCGACCGCATTCCCCCGGGCAGCACGGTGGTCGCGATCTCGCCCGACTTCGGCGACCGCTACCTGAGCACGATCTACGACTCGGACTGGGTCGAGCGCACCTACGGTCTCAGCCCCACCGAGCCCCTTTCCCCGAGCGAAACGGTGATGAGGTCATGA
- a CDS encoding SigB/SigF/SigG family RNA polymerase sigma factor, translating to MTVCAPDHASANDALTVPTPRRSNEYAHCAPLFAERSRLDAEDPRRAALRERLITEHLPLAEHIARRFSGRGEPFEDLLQVARTGLIRAVDRYAADRGSDFVSFAVPTIMGEVRRHFRDVGWSMRVPRALKDLKQKLAKASDVLAHELGRAPTPSELARHLDLDIETVREGLLAAQAYRATSLDTPAREGEDDFAAAGRLAEDDSGFERFENHIALRAAMATLEPRERAIVKMRFADELTQSQIAQRIGVSQMHVSRLLAKTLEQLRQHIDAG from the coding sequence ATGACTGTCTGTGCTCCCGACCACGCGTCGGCGAACGACGCGCTGACCGTCCCGACGCCGCGACGGTCGAACGAATACGCCCACTGCGCTCCCCTCTTCGCCGAGCGCAGCCGCCTCGACGCCGAAGACCCCCGTCGCGCCGCGCTGCGTGAGCGGCTGATCACCGAGCACCTCCCGCTCGCCGAGCACATCGCGCGGCGGTTCAGCGGCCGCGGGGAACCCTTCGAAGACCTGCTGCAGGTCGCGCGGACCGGGTTGATCCGCGCGGTCGACCGGTACGCCGCCGACCGCGGCAGCGACTTCGTCTCGTTCGCCGTGCCGACCATCATGGGCGAGGTGCGGCGGCACTTCCGCGACGTCGGCTGGTCGATGCGCGTCCCGCGGGCGCTGAAGGACCTGAAGCAGAAGCTCGCGAAGGCGAGCGACGTCCTGGCGCACGAACTGGGCCGGGCCCCCACCCCCAGCGAACTCGCCCGCCACCTCGACCTGGACATCGAGACCGTCCGAGAAGGACTGCTCGCCGCCCAGGCCTACCGCGCCACGTCCCTCGACACCCCCGCGCGCGAGGGCGAAGACGACTTCGCCGCGGCCGGCCGCCTCGCCGAGGACGACAGCGGCTTCGAGCGGTTCGAGAACCACATCGCCCTGCGCGCGGCGATGGCCACCCTGGAGCCCCGGGAACGCGCCATCGTCAAGATGCGGTTCGCCGACGAGCTCACCCAGAGCCAGATCGCCCAGCGGATCGGCGTTTCGCAGATGCACGTCTCCCGCCTGCTGGCCAAGACCCTGGAGCAGCTGCGGCAGCACATCGACGCCGGCTGA
- a CDS encoding ornithine cyclodeaminase family protein, giving the protein MSSWLTGALPEPRPESLLFLRRDEVVECLEDCDPVGIVRDALLAHGAGNTTLPGEAYLAWHNGKGAYTRSIGMPGAVAGRDYGMKIINASVTNPELGLERAGGLGLCFDPETARVTTVMEVGVLSAVRTAAVSVLAVEAAGYGAAARVAVVGCGTQARLHLALLLSRTDTVREVTLFDERPAAAEALAEALTARHPRLAVTVASGVPEAVDGQDIVFFLTTASEGYVRKSWISRGALLVNVSLGDLTDEVLTGAHSLYIDDLRLIVENPRRPLGRLINDGRVAPAAADGPSVTATIAELLAHPGRPTEDGYVVVNPFGLGVLDVALFAEVRVQAEKAGRGQRLRLL; this is encoded by the coding sequence ATGAGTTCCTGGCTGACCGGTGCCCTGCCCGAGCCACGGCCCGAGTCCCTGCTCTTCCTCCGCCGGGACGAGGTGGTCGAGTGCCTCGAGGACTGCGACCCGGTCGGCATCGTCCGCGACGCACTCCTCGCCCACGGTGCCGGGAACACAACCCTGCCCGGCGAGGCGTACCTGGCGTGGCACAACGGGAAGGGCGCCTACACCCGCTCCATCGGCATGCCCGGCGCGGTGGCGGGCCGCGACTACGGCATGAAGATCATCAACGCCAGCGTCACCAACCCGGAGCTCGGCCTGGAACGCGCGGGCGGTCTCGGCCTGTGCTTCGACCCGGAGACCGCGCGGGTGACCACGGTCATGGAGGTGGGGGTCCTCAGCGCCGTCCGCACCGCGGCGGTCAGCGTGCTCGCCGTCGAGGCGGCCGGCTACGGCGCCGCGGCGCGCGTCGCCGTCGTCGGCTGCGGGACCCAGGCCCGGCTGCACCTGGCCCTGCTGCTCTCCCGCACGGACACGGTCCGGGAGGTCACCCTCTTCGACGAGCGGCCCGCCGCGGCGGAGGCCCTGGCCGAGGCGCTGACGGCCCGGCATCCCCGGTTGGCGGTCACGGTCGCCTCCGGCGTCCCGGAAGCCGTGGATGGCCAGGACATCGTCTTCTTCCTCACCACCGCGTCCGAAGGCTATGTCCGGAAGTCGTGGATCAGCCGGGGCGCACTGCTGGTGAACGTCTCCCTCGGCGACCTCACCGACGAGGTCCTGACCGGCGCCCACTCGCTGTACATCGACGACCTCCGGCTCATCGTCGAGAACCCCCGCCGCCCGCTGGGCCGGCTCATCAACGACGGCCGGGTCGCCCCGGCCGCCGCCGACGGGCCCTCCGTCACCGCCACGATCGCCGAACTGCTGGCGCATCCCGGCCGGCCCACCGAGGACGGCTACGTCGTGGTCAACCCGTTCGGCCTCGGCGTACTGGACGTGGCGTTGTTCGCCGAAGTCCGCGTCCAGGCGGAGAAAGCCGGCCGGGGCCAACGCCTCCGCCTCCTCTGA
- a CDS encoding ATP-binding protein, which translates to MPIEQQTTHLDDSLRVLALEVADDLAELATVRAWAERLLQDLPEDQRVDALMVVDELTSNALRHGKPPRQVRLLRKRDWLSVEVDDACVDPACPRPPSSDGGHGLKLVAAMSASWGQWQRPTGKTVWAELDLTRAASPGHPR; encoded by the coding sequence ATGCCGATCGAACAGCAGACGACGCACCTCGACGACTCGCTGCGCGTGCTCGCCCTCGAAGTCGCCGACGACCTCGCCGAGCTGGCCACCGTGCGCGCCTGGGCCGAGCGGTTGCTGCAGGATCTGCCCGAAGACCAGCGGGTCGACGCCCTCATGGTGGTCGACGAACTGACGTCGAACGCGCTCCGGCACGGCAAGCCACCCCGGCAGGTGCGCCTGCTGCGCAAACGCGACTGGCTCTCGGTGGAAGTCGACGACGCCTGCGTCGACCCGGCCTGCCCGCGGCCCCCTTCCTCCGACGGCGGGCACGGGCTCAAACTGGTCGCCGCGATGAGCGCGTCCTGGGGTCAGTGGCAGCGGCCCACGGGGAAGACCGTGTGGGCCGAGCTCGACCTCACCCGCGCCGCCTCGCCCGGTCACCCGCGCTGA
- a CDS encoding condensation domain-containing protein, producing the protein MTDVHQEEEQDVFVVPTSFAQQSMWLENELDPGQATYHVVAAVRLAGALDRDALERGLNTVVARHEALHTVFELDDDGPVQVIGPAPVLTVGVTDVDPAAAEAAVAAEVRVPFDLERGPLVRLALLRTAPEEHIAVLTMHHIVTDGLSSAIFVAELAACYVAYHEGREPELPPLPIQYADFAVWQRENLTGAKLAALEEYWKGSLAGAPALTLATDRPHPAVPSAEGATHVFAVPAALVGEVEAFARAERVTAFMVFLTAFDVLLARYSGQRDITVVSPMAGRVRPEVENLIGFFVNPLLLRVDLDDALPARELLARVRATCAGAYEHQEFPFELALEILRAERGAPAGTPQAQAMLVLQNQPPVDLRAAGLAFEPLRADTRTAGYELALDLEPDGTGAYRAFLEYSRDLFDEATAKEMADAFVDVLAGIVADPAAPVDLAAVREPPRQRTVEPQPEPVAAEVAYRAPETPIEIELQEVFGELLSAGRVGMDDDFFVLGGDSLSLIQLRNRIRERFGVEFRVRDLTTRVDIATLAPMVLRRMLEQDPDASVKENP; encoded by the coding sequence ATGACCGACGTTCACCAGGAAGAAGAACAGGACGTCTTCGTCGTCCCGACGTCGTTCGCCCAGCAGAGCATGTGGCTGGAGAACGAGCTGGACCCCGGCCAGGCCACCTACCACGTGGTGGCCGCGGTCCGGCTGGCCGGCGCGCTCGACCGGGACGCACTCGAACGCGGCCTCAACACCGTGGTGGCCCGGCACGAGGCCCTGCACACCGTGTTCGAGCTCGACGACGACGGCCCGGTCCAGGTCATCGGGCCCGCGCCGGTGCTGACCGTCGGCGTCACCGACGTCGACCCGGCCGCCGCCGAGGCCGCGGTCGCCGCCGAAGTCCGCGTGCCGTTCGACCTCGAGCGCGGCCCGCTGGTGCGCCTGGCGCTGCTGCGCACCGCGCCCGAAGAGCACATCGCCGTGCTCACCATGCACCACATCGTCACCGACGGGCTTTCCTCGGCGATCTTCGTCGCCGAGCTGGCCGCCTGCTACGTCGCCTACCACGAGGGCCGCGAGCCGGAGCTGCCGCCGCTGCCCATCCAGTACGCCGACTTCGCGGTCTGGCAACGGGAAAACCTGACCGGCGCGAAGCTGGCCGCGCTCGAGGAGTACTGGAAAGGCAGTCTCGCCGGGGCACCCGCCCTCACGCTGGCCACGGACCGGCCGCACCCGGCCGTCCCCTCGGCCGAGGGCGCCACGCACGTGTTCGCGGTGCCGGCCGCGCTCGTCGGGGAGGTGGAGGCCTTCGCCAGGGCGGAGCGCGTCACCGCGTTCATGGTCTTCCTCACCGCCTTCGACGTGCTGCTGGCCCGCTACAGCGGCCAGCGCGACATCACGGTGGTCTCCCCGATGGCCGGGCGGGTCCGGCCGGAAGTGGAGAACCTGATCGGGTTCTTCGTCAACCCGCTGCTGCTGCGCGTCGACCTCGATGACGCGCTTCCGGCCCGCGAACTCCTCGCCCGCGTCCGCGCCACCTGCGCCGGGGCGTACGAGCACCAGGAGTTCCCGTTCGAGCTGGCCCTGGAGATCCTGCGCGCCGAGCGGGGCGCCCCAGCCGGCACCCCGCAGGCGCAGGCGATGCTGGTCCTGCAGAACCAGCCCCCGGTCGATCTGCGGGCCGCCGGGCTCGCCTTCGAGCCGCTGCGGGCGGACACCCGCACCGCGGGCTACGAGCTGGCCCTCGACCTCGAGCCGGACGGCACCGGCGCGTACCGGGCCTTCCTGGAGTACTCCCGCGACCTGTTCGACGAGGCCACCGCGAAGGAAATGGCGGACGCGTTCGTCGACGTCCTCGCCGGAATCGTTGCCGATCCCGCCGCCCCGGTGGACCTGGCCGCCGTGCGCGAGCCACCACGGCAGCGGACGGTTGAACCCCAGCCCGAGCCGGTGGCCGCCGAAGTCGCGTACCGCGCGCCGGAGACCCCGATCGAGATCGAGCTGCAGGAGGTGTTCGGCGAGCTGCTGAGCGCCGGCCGGGTCGGGATGGACGACGACTTCTTCGTCCTGGGCGGCGATTCGCTGTCGTTGATCCAGCTGCGCAACCGGATCCGCGAGCGGTTCGGGGTGGAGTTCCGCGTCCGCGACCTGACCACCCGGGTCGACATCGCCACGCTGGCGCCGATGGTGCTGCGGCGGATGCTCGAGCAGGACCCGGACGCCTCGGTGAAGGAGAACCCGTGA
- a CDS encoding condensation domain-containing protein, producing the protein MHPSDTTSRAELEAALLRRLRGGSPAIPRLPRPSGPARFPASPAQAEACARAWRDPARPDRVVLTGLRLRGPLDVRALERALAAVVRRHETLRTAFEETADGLVQVISPVLDVPVTVVEATEDDFAAQTLAALEPAMDLRTGPLIRFRLLRLAADEHIAIVVLHHVIADARATEVLLADLAEAYLGADLAPLPIQYADFVVWQRDRPGRAAAVTANVEYWRTRLADAPAVPIPADFPPFDGPAHRGDLLTVGVPDDLFARLRAFARAHDTTIFVTALAAFQVLLARLGGTRDVAVSVPVTLRDRAQVEGLIADFSQAVVSRLDLAGGPSFETVVATARDRFAEDLDHAGVPRERVVRALPGHVAELFDRVEFGVDRETATDGAGLDLEPLPPRLPYAERPLTVRLGHDEEHATLYVTYRCRDFSRARVAELAEDYLTVLAGGLDHPAAGLFGPGAPALRIGRR; encoded by the coding sequence GTGCACCCCTCCGACACGACTTCGCGAGCCGAGCTGGAGGCCGCGCTGCTGCGCCGGCTGCGCGGCGGCTCCCCGGCCATCCCCCGCCTGCCGAGGCCGTCCGGCCCGGCCCGGTTCCCGGCGTCCCCGGCCCAGGCCGAGGCGTGCGCCCGGGCGTGGCGGGACCCGGCCCGGCCGGATCGGGTCGTCCTCACCGGACTCCGGCTGCGCGGCCCGCTGGACGTCCGCGCGCTCGAACGCGCCCTCGCCGCCGTCGTGCGGCGGCACGAGACCCTGCGGACCGCGTTCGAGGAGACCGCGGACGGGCTGGTGCAGGTGATCAGCCCGGTCCTCGACGTCCCGGTGACGGTCGTCGAGGCGACCGAAGACGACTTCGCCGCGCAGACCCTGGCCGCCCTGGAACCGGCGATGGACCTGCGCACCGGCCCGCTGATCCGGTTCCGGCTGCTGCGCTTGGCCGCCGACGAGCACATCGCGATCGTCGTGCTGCACCACGTCATCGCCGACGCCCGGGCCACCGAGGTGCTGCTCGCCGACCTCGCCGAGGCCTACCTCGGCGCGGACCTGGCGCCCCTGCCGATCCAGTACGCCGACTTCGTGGTGTGGCAGCGCGACCGGCCGGGGCGGGCCGCCGCCGTCACCGCGAACGTCGAGTACTGGCGGACCAGGCTCGCCGATGCGCCGGCCGTCCCGATCCCGGCGGACTTCCCGCCGTTCGACGGGCCCGCCCACCGGGGTGACCTGCTCACCGTGGGCGTCCCGGACGACCTGTTCGCCCGGCTGCGCGCGTTCGCCCGCGCCCACGACACCACGATCTTCGTCACCGCGCTCGCCGCGTTCCAGGTGCTGCTCGCCCGGCTCGGCGGCACCCGTGACGTCGCCGTCTCCGTTCCGGTCACCTTGCGCGACCGGGCCCAGGTGGAAGGCCTGATCGCCGACTTCTCCCAGGCCGTGGTGAGCCGGCTCGACCTGGCGGGTGGCCCGTCCTTCGAGACCGTGGTCGCCACCGCGCGGGACCGGTTCGCCGAGGACCTCGACCACGCCGGCGTGCCGCGCGAGCGGGTGGTGCGGGCGCTGCCGGGGCACGTCGCGGAGCTGTTCGACCGCGTGGAGTTCGGCGTCGACCGTGAGACGGCCACCGACGGTGCCGGCCTCGACCTGGAGCCCCTGCCGCCGCGCCTGCCGTACGCCGAGCGTCCCCTCACGGTGCGTCTCGGCCACGACGAGGAGCACGCGACGCTGTACGTCACCTACCGCTGCCGGGACTTCTCCCGGGCGCGCGTCGCCGAGCTGGCGGAGGACTACCTCACCGTGCTGGCCGGCGGTCTCGACCACCCCGCCGCCGGCCTCTTCGGCCCGGGCGCGCCCGCCCTGCGGATCGGGCGCCGATGA